Proteins from a single region of Pseudomonas quebecensis:
- a CDS encoding GNAT family N-acetyltransferase → MHTPEPHIVIQRFTEAHLEGVAALYNEPAVCRQVLQMPFQSIEVWRKRLVLDDERRLQLVALHGGEVVGQLGLQQYLRVRQAHVGTFGMGVATAWQGKGVGSRLLKTALDVADNWMNLHRVELTVYADNQAAQRLYRTFGFEVEGVLRDYALRDGVYVDTVSMARLRPSA, encoded by the coding sequence ATGCACACGCCTGAACCCCATATCGTCATCCAGCGCTTTACCGAGGCCCACCTTGAAGGCGTCGCCGCGCTCTACAACGAGCCGGCGGTGTGTCGTCAGGTGCTGCAGATGCCGTTCCAGTCGATCGAGGTGTGGCGCAAGCGCCTGGTGCTGGATGACGAGCGTCGCCTGCAACTGGTGGCATTGCATGGCGGCGAAGTGGTGGGCCAGCTGGGGCTGCAACAGTACTTGCGCGTGCGCCAGGCCCACGTCGGCACGTTCGGCATGGGCGTGGCGACCGCCTGGCAGGGCAAGGGCGTGGGGTCGCGGCTGTTGAAGACGGCCCTGGACGTGGCCGACAACTGGATGAACCTGCACCGCGTCGAGTTGACGGTGTACGCCGACAACCAGGCCGCGCAACGCCTGTACCGCACGTTTGGTTTCGAAGTGGAAGGAGTGCTGCGCGACTACGCCCTGCGTGACGGCGTGTATGTCGACACCGTCAGCATGGCGCGTCTGCGCCCGTCGGCTTAA